In Streptomyces sp. 840.1, one DNA window encodes the following:
- a CDS encoding triacylglycerol lipase: protein MKALPVLPLLLRRPGPRNAWLSSALLRATALELVVLAGHALIYPTGITGERRTTPRPAAGPVPVPVGTTALPSANTGNTGSGAGAGHTDRPPVVLLHGFIDNRSVFVLLRRSLARHGWRHLESLNYSPLTCDIRTAAELLGRHIEEICARTGHREVDVVGHSLGGLIARYYVQRLGGDRRVRTLVTLGTPHAGTAVAPLASAHPIVRQMRGGSAPIEELRLPAPGCRTRFISFWSELDQVVVPAEAACIEHPDLDAVNVRVTGIGHLALPVHPAVAAGIRQALDADEPGIRTGFEHRAKAV, encoded by the coding sequence ATGAAGGCCCTGCCCGTTCTTCCCCTACTGCTGCGCCGGCCGGGTCCGCGCAACGCCTGGCTGTCGTCCGCACTGCTGAGAGCGACCGCGCTGGAACTCGTGGTGCTCGCCGGACACGCACTGATCTACCCCACCGGCATCACCGGAGAACGGCGCACCACGCCACGCCCGGCGGCCGGCCCGGTCCCCGTACCGGTCGGGACCACCGCCCTGCCCAGCGCGAACACGGGAAACACCGGCAGCGGCGCGGGCGCCGGACACACGGACCGGCCGCCCGTCGTGCTCCTGCACGGCTTCATCGACAACCGCTCCGTGTTCGTCCTGCTGCGCCGCTCGCTGGCCCGGCACGGCTGGCGCCATCTGGAATCGCTCAACTACTCCCCGCTGACCTGCGACATCCGCACCGCCGCCGAGTTGCTCGGCCGCCACATCGAGGAGATCTGCGCCCGCACCGGACACCGCGAGGTCGACGTCGTAGGACACAGCCTGGGCGGCCTGATAGCGCGCTACTACGTACAGCGGCTGGGCGGTGACCGGCGCGTCCGCACCCTGGTCACCCTCGGCACGCCGCACGCCGGCACCGCCGTCGCCCCGCTGGCCAGCGCCCACCCGATCGTGCGACAGATGCGCGGCGGATCGGCCCCGATCGAGGAGCTCCGGCTGCCGGCGCCCGGCTGCCGCACCCGGTTCATCAGCTTCTGGAGCGAGCTGGACCAGGTCGTCGTCCCCGCCGAGGCGGCCTGCATCGAGCACCCCGACCTCGACGCGGTCAACGTGCGGGTCACCGGGATCGGCCATCTCGCGCTGCCCGTGCACCCGGCCGTGGCCGCCGGAATCCGCCAGGCGCTCGACGCGGACGAGCCCGGAATTAGAACGGGTTTCGAACATAGAGCCAAGGCTGTGTGA
- a CDS encoding cobalamin B12-binding domain-containing protein, producing MGVTGPIRVVVAKPGLDGHDRGAKVIARALRDAGMEVIYTGLHQTPEQIVDTAIQEDADAIGLSILSGAHNTLFAKVIALLKEREAEDIKVFGGGIIPEADIAPLKEQGVAEIFTPGATTVEIVTWVNANVRQPAEA from the coding sequence ATGGGTGTGACCGGTCCGATCCGAGTGGTGGTGGCCAAGCCGGGCCTCGACGGCCATGACCGAGGGGCCAAGGTGATCGCGCGGGCACTGCGCGACGCCGGCATGGAGGTCATCTACACGGGGCTCCACCAGACTCCCGAGCAGATCGTGGACACCGCGATCCAGGAGGATGCCGACGCGATCGGCCTGTCGATCCTCTCCGGTGCGCACAACACGCTCTTCGCGAAGGTGATCGCCCTGCTGAAGGAGCGCGAGGCCGAGGACATCAAGGTCTTCGGCGGCGGCATCATCCCGGAGGCGGACATCGCACCGCTCAAGGAGCAGGGCGTCGCGGAGATCTTCACCCCGGGCGCGACGACGGTCGAGATCGTCACCTGGGTCAACGCGAACGTCCGCCAGCCGGCGGAAGCCTGA
- a CDS encoding M23 family metallopeptidase — MNDQHPHAGYVGYDSHSTGGFDNDPLFGSLPSGYDGSYDTTTGYAAPYDNGQTGYSGQYDTTQWDTGAHRTAEYDHTSGYAAYAPHPQQYPPYDAAPQRYDTTATWATTDGHGANIPSQGGAPDASGQWDTSGWYADGQWSTTDTAGYDSGAYDATAWNTGATPEHAQQTPQNLTASHESEQTRQHPYETHEMHEAYGTAEAYGTYQAYEAPEAYEPSRTSEFSLPEPDLAQEQDPEPVHEPDTEGLAAPSPADSHRPAGRQVSRGGSRSRRRSPAKRSALLTVAVPSACVMSVAGIAAASVGGMGGGEETKDDTTTMAAADPGAVKPVAANNKLDTQLANLSADAENFADRASRTQERIDLKERQAAEKKKREEEAARKEALRPKYVMPVKDHGLSAYFGQAGVNWMSVHTGIDFPVQYGTPVMAATDGTIRTQFNTAYGNMAIVTMADGTETWYCHLSSTRIRSGQVKAGDVIAHSGDSGNSTGPHMHFEVRPGGGAAVDPLPWLRSHGIDPT; from the coding sequence GTGAACGACCAGCACCCCCACGCCGGGTATGTCGGATACGACAGCCACTCCACGGGCGGTTTCGACAACGACCCGCTCTTCGGCTCCCTCCCCAGCGGTTACGACGGTTCGTACGACACCACGACCGGTTACGCGGCCCCGTACGACAACGGCCAGACCGGTTACAGCGGCCAGTACGACACCACCCAGTGGGACACCGGCGCCCACCGGACCGCCGAGTACGACCACACCAGCGGTTACGCGGCCTACGCCCCCCACCCCCAGCAGTACCCCCCGTACGACGCGGCACCGCAGCGGTACGACACCACCGCCACCTGGGCGACGACCGACGGTCACGGCGCGAACATCCCGTCACAGGGCGGCGCCCCGGACGCATCGGGCCAGTGGGACACCTCCGGCTGGTACGCCGACGGCCAGTGGTCGACCACCGACACCGCGGGATACGACTCCGGCGCGTACGACGCCACCGCCTGGAACACCGGCGCCACGCCCGAGCACGCACAGCAGACGCCGCAGAATTTGACGGCATCGCACGAATCCGAACAGACCCGGCAGCATCCGTACGAGACACACGAGATGCACGAGGCGTACGGGACGGCCGAGGCGTACGGGACGTACCAGGCATACGAGGCGCCCGAGGCCTACGAACCCTCCCGGACCTCCGAGTTCAGCCTCCCGGAGCCGGACCTCGCCCAGGAGCAGGACCCCGAACCGGTCCACGAACCGGACACCGAAGGCCTCGCCGCCCCGTCCCCCGCCGACTCCCACCGCCCCGCAGGCCGCCAGGTCTCCCGCGGAGGCAGCCGCAGCCGCAGGCGTTCGCCCGCCAAGCGCTCCGCTCTCCTCACCGTCGCCGTTCCCTCCGCCTGCGTGATGAGCGTGGCGGGTATCGCCGCCGCCTCCGTGGGCGGCATGGGCGGCGGCGAGGAGACGAAGGACGACACCACCACGATGGCGGCCGCCGACCCCGGGGCGGTCAAGCCCGTCGCCGCCAACAACAAGCTGGACACCCAGCTCGCCAACCTCAGCGCCGACGCGGAGAACTTCGCGGACCGCGCCAGCCGCACCCAGGAGCGCATCGACCTGAAGGAGCGGCAGGCAGCCGAGAAGAAGAAGCGCGAGGAGGAGGCCGCCCGCAAGGAGGCCCTGCGCCCCAAGTACGTCATGCCGGTCAAGGATCACGGCCTCAGCGCGTACTTCGGCCAGGCCGGGGTCAACTGGATGTCCGTGCACACGGGCATCGACTTCCCCGTCCAGTACGGCACCCCGGTGATGGCGGCGACCGACGGCACCATCCGTACGCAGTTCAACACCGCCTACGGGAACATGGCCATCGTCACCATGGCCGACGGCACCGAGACCTGGTACTGCCACCTCAGCAGCACCCGGATCCGCTCGGGCCAGGTCAAGGCCGGTGACGTGATCGCGCACTCCGGGGACTCCGGCAACTCGACGGGCCCCCACATGCATTTCGAGGTGCGGCCCGGCGGCGGCGCGGCCGTCGACCCGCTGCCCTGGCTCCGCAGCCACGGCATCGACCCGACCTGA